A genomic segment from Acidobacteriota bacterium encodes:
- the alaS gene encoding alanine--tRNA ligase, with translation MTGHEIRQKFLDYFAERGHRIVKSSPLLPANDPTLLFTNAGMNQFKDVFLGAEQRDYKRATSSQKCIRAGGKHNDLDEVGRTTRHHTFFEMLGNFSFGDYFKKEAIYFSWDLLVNVFGLDPKRLWFTVFGGDDEVPADDEAARYWEQVGAPPERILRFGRKDNFWQMGETGPCGPCSEIHYYQGEHPEDPEFNRAEYVNGTGDITMEIWNDVFMQYNRYVKPGTENQYVLDPLPAPSVDTGMGLERITAVIQGVSSNYETDLIKPIINFIAELAGKVYVYDSPEGFAMRVLADHARSASFSIADGIAPGNVGRNYVLRKILRRAIYHGITGLKLQPPFFHKVCEFVIELMKEPYPELIAARPAIVEIVQREERSYSRILNIAEPRSAEVFNKYKDEMPPMSELAKLYDTYGVPTDLIRVKLSQRGWDIEENEFTEQFNAAIAELQQSGAQEATTIAKRTSPIYGLAARLTINFAPRFIGYEELETSNARVLAIIVDGKLRAIDNDAPEGPLAYDNKPVINNKPLLAGENGEVLLSSTPFYAEAGGQVGDTGILEGENILATVQDTFSPSQGFIFHKVKIESGQLNVGDSVTARVDAERRRKIKANHTGTHLLHAALREVLGPHVKQAGSLVAPDRLRFDFSHYAPLSAEEIAEIEELVNREILLNRPTQTELKSYDEAVKSGAMALFGEKYGSTVRVVSVPGFSTELCGGTHVRATGDIGPFKIISDSSIAAGVRRLEAVTADAAIARFQADEQVVTELTQSLKVTPNELPQAIDKLQEQVRKYEREIEQLKLKIAQSAAASATENARQIADIKALATEVSNLDANGMRQLADNLSQKIKSGVVVLGQKGDGKVSLVVRVSDDLTKRLNAGQIVREVSAFVGGKGGGRPDMATGGGAQVENLESALEASYKVVEQMLNGK, from the coding sequence ATGACTGGACATGAAATCAGACAAAAGTTTTTAGACTATTTTGCCGAGCGCGGGCATCGCATCGTGAAAAGCTCGCCTCTGCTTCCGGCAAATGACCCGACTTTGTTATTTACCAATGCCGGGATGAATCAATTCAAAGATGTATTTTTGGGCGCGGAACAACGCGACTACAAACGCGCTACGTCTTCGCAAAAATGTATACGCGCGGGCGGCAAACATAACGACCTCGACGAAGTCGGACGCACCACGCGCCATCATACCTTTTTTGAGATGCTCGGCAATTTTTCATTCGGCGATTACTTCAAAAAAGAAGCCATCTATTTTTCGTGGGATTTGCTGGTAAACGTTTTTGGTCTTGACCCGAAGCGTTTGTGGTTTACGGTGTTCGGCGGCGACGATGAAGTTCCGGCAGACGACGAAGCAGCGCGTTACTGGGAACAGGTCGGCGCGCCGCCTGAGCGCATCCTCAGATTCGGACGCAAAGACAATTTCTGGCAGATGGGCGAAACCGGACCCTGCGGACCCTGTTCGGAAATTCATTACTATCAAGGCGAACACCCGGAAGACCCTGAGTTCAATCGCGCCGAATATGTCAATGGCACGGGCGACATCACCATGGAAATCTGGAACGACGTGTTCATGCAATACAACCGCTACGTCAAACCGGGAACCGAAAATCAATATGTGCTTGACCCATTACCCGCGCCATCCGTGGATACCGGCATGGGACTTGAGCGCATCACCGCAGTCATTCAAGGCGTCAGTTCAAATTACGAAACCGACCTCATCAAGCCGATTATCAATTTCATCGCAGAGCTTGCGGGAAAAGTTTATGTCTATGATTCGCCCGAAGGTTTTGCTATGCGGGTGCTGGCTGACCACGCGCGTTCGGCTTCGTTTTCAATTGCCGATGGCATCGCGCCGGGCAATGTCGGCAGAAATTATGTGCTCAGAAAAATTTTGCGCCGCGCCATCTATCACGGCATCACGGGACTCAAGTTGCAACCGCCGTTTTTCCATAAAGTGTGCGAGTTTGTCATTGAGTTAATGAAAGAGCCGTACCCTGAACTCATCGCGGCGCGTCCGGCTATCGTGGAAATCGTTCAGCGCGAAGAACGCAGCTATAGCCGCATTTTAAATATTGCCGAACCGCGCAGCGCCGAGGTGTTCAATAAATACAAAGATGAAATGCCGCCGATGAGTGAACTCGCGAAGTTGTACGACACTTATGGGGTGCCGACCGATTTGATTCGCGTCAAACTCAGTCAACGCGGTTGGGACATTGAAGAGAACGAATTCACCGAACAGTTCAACGCGGCGATTGCCGAATTGCAACAAAGCGGCGCGCAGGAAGCGACGACTATAGCTAAAAGAACAAGCCCCATTTATGGGTTAGCTGCAAGACTCACAATCAACTTTGCGCCACGATTTATCGGCTACGAAGAGCTTGAGACTTCAAATGCGCGTGTTCTTGCTATTATTGTTGACGGTAAGTTGCGAGCTATCGATAACGATGCACCTGAAGGGCCTCTCGCGTATGACAATAAACCTGTTATTAACAATAAGCCTCTATTAGCCGGGGAAAATGGAGAGGTTCTTCTTAGCAGCACACCTTTTTATGCTGAAGCAGGTGGTCAAGTTGGTGACACTGGAATATTGGAAGGTGAGAATATTTTAGCAACTGTACAAGATACTTTTTCTCCATCACAGGGGTTTATTTTCCATAAAGTAAAAATAGAAAGCGGTCAACTCAACGTAGGAGACAGTGTGACGGCACGGGTTGACGCCGAGCGTCGCCGGAAGATCAAAGCCAATCACACGGGCACGCATTTATTGCACGCGGCGTTGCGCGAGGTTTTGGGTCCGCACGTCAAACAAGCCGGTTCGCTGGTTGCGCCCGATAGATTACGGTTCGATTTTTCGCATTACGCGCCGCTCAGCGCCGAAGAAATTGCTGAGATTGAAGAACTCGTCAACCGCGAAATACTGCTCAATCGCCCGACCCAGACCGAACTCAAATCTTATGATGAAGCGGTGAAATCGGGCGCGATGGCGCTATTCGGCGAAAAATATGGCTCTACGGTGCGCGTCGTCAGCGTGCCGGGATTTTCAACTGAACTTTGCGGCGGCACGCACGTTCGCGCCACGGGCGATATTGGTCCTTTCAAAATCATCAGCGATTCGTCGATTGCCGCAGGTGTCAGACGACTTGAAGCGGTTACCGCCGATGCGGCAATCGCGCGATTTCAAGCCGATGAACAGGTCGTCACCGAACTCACCCAGAGTTTGAAAGTGACGCCCAATGAACTGCCGCAGGCGATTGATAAATTGCAGGAGCAGGTGCGCAAGTACGAACGCGAAATCGAGCAGTTGAAATTAAAGATTGCCCAATCGGCGGCGGCTTCGGCTACGGAAAATGCGCGACAGATTGCCGACATCAAGGCGCTTGCAACTGAAGTGTCGAACCTCGATGCCAATGGTATGCGCCAGCTTGCCGATAACTTGTCGCAAAAAATCAAGAGCGGGGTTGTCGTCTTAGGACAAAAGGGCGATGGCAAAGTTTCGCTGGTGGTTCGCGTGTCGGATGATTTGACCAAACGACTCAACGCCGGGCAGATTGTTCGCGAAGTGTCGGCGTTTGTCGGCGGCAAAGGCGGCGGTCGCCCGGATATGGCAACCGGCGGCGGCGCGCAGGTCGAAAACCTGGAATCGGCTCTGGAAGCCAGTTACAAGGTCGTTGAACAAATGTTGAACGGTAAATAA
- a CDS encoding DUF4388 domain-containing protein gives MVSKDNERRRAKRVSYICEIQCEGKGIGRLNTRINDISITGLFIDSLAHLAIGSILKMRFVVLGLPMEIEGEVRYCMPQVGMGIQFLKLKPEQEYAIRCLVEKEPFDKNIYLSLTKSTVPLNSGGLTLPQNSPPTGNLSTGKSPQPANEANPPTAPLNKPAPPPAGTRVPTQNLNPPQAVRQMNSGYLAQSMPDEQTILTGNFAIINLFDVIQMIENSKVSGELVIPLNDEQGIIYFNEGRLVNAKFGLLTGSQALSIFLDLHEGSFAFRKTDKAYTQIFHTGNNTGLLLDILASKDEENAHIN, from the coding sequence ATGGTTTCAAAAGACAATGAACGAAGACGCGCCAAGCGCGTCAGTTATATCTGCGAAATTCAATGCGAAGGCAAAGGCATCGGCAGACTCAACACGCGCATTAACGACATCAGCATAACCGGACTGTTTATTGATTCGCTGGCGCATCTGGCAATCGGTTCAATTTTGAAAATGCGCTTTGTGGTTTTAGGACTGCCGATGGAAATCGAAGGCGAAGTGCGATATTGCATGCCGCAGGTCGGCATGGGGATTCAATTTTTGAAATTAAAACCCGAACAGGAATATGCCATTCGCTGTCTCGTTGAAAAAGAACCTTTTGACAAAAATATTTATCTTTCGCTAACTAAATCAACAGTGCCTTTGAATTCGGGCGGTCTCACTTTGCCGCAAAACAGTCCGCCGACCGGCAATTTATCGACGGGCAAGTCGCCGCAACCTGCAAACGAGGCAAACCCGCCGACCGCGCCGCTCAATAAACCTGCGCCGCCGCCTGCCGGTACACGTGTACCGACACAAAATTTGAATCCGCCGCAGGCGGTTCGGCAAATGAACAGCGGTTATCTGGCGCAAAGTATGCCGGACGAGCAGACCATCCTGACCGGCAATTTCGCGATTATCAATCTCTTTGATGTCATTCAGATGATTGAAAACAGCAAAGTGTCGGGTGAGTTGGTCATTCCTTTAAATGACGAACAGGGCATTATCTATTTCAACGAAGGTCGTCTGGTCAATGCGAAATTCGGGCTGCTGACCGGTTCGCAGGCGCTCAGTATTTTTCTCGATTTACACGAAGGCTCATTCGCCTTCAGAAAAACCGATAAAGCCTACACACAGATTTTTCACACCGGCAACAACACCGGGCTGTTGCTCGACATTCTCGCAAGCAAAGACGAAGAGAACGCCCACATCAATTAA
- a CDS encoding regulatory protein RecX has translation MAFRRKRTDYPINRARRGTGKAYPGAEQNSAADEDVESKPRAPLSEEKARQKAMNAALKLLAARARSEQQLREKLLEKSWLEPQMIEQAIARLKELGYINDRSFALNYAESRLSLRAIGKSRLRRELVEKKVPRAIIEETFEKIYAESTEENSLQQAIDKHLRIHGLPDDPKSKRRIIAHLIRQGFSYDLIMKKLRLIENATDEEWT, from the coding sequence TTGGCTTTTAGAAGGAAAAGAACAGATTATCCGATAAACCGCGCCCGTCGCGGCACAGGCAAGGCTTATCCGGGAGCGGAACAAAATTCCGCAGCCGATGAAGATGTTGAAAGCAAACCGCGCGCGCCGTTAAGCGAAGAAAAGGCGCGCCAGAAGGCGATGAATGCGGCGCTCAAACTGCTTGCCGCCAGAGCGCGAAGCGAACAACAGTTGCGCGAAAAGTTACTTGAAAAAAGCTGGCTTGAGCCGCAAATGATTGAACAGGCGATTGCCAGACTGAAAGAGTTGGGCTATATCAATGACCGCAGTTTTGCGCTCAACTACGCTGAGTCGCGCCTCAGTTTGCGCGCCATCGGTAAATCGCGGTTGCGGCGTGAACTGGTTGAAAAAAAGGTTCCGCGCGCAATTATCGAAGAGACTTTTGAGAAAATTTATGCGGAGAGTACGGAAGAGAATTCTCTGCAACAAGCAATAGATAAGCACCTGCGCATTCACGGCCTCCCGGATGACCCGAAAAGTAAACGCCGGATTATCGCGCATCTGATCAGGCAGGGTTTTTCATATGATTTGATTATGAAAAAACTGCGCCTGATTGAAAATGCCACAGACGAAGAATGGACATAA
- the pdxH gene encoding pyridoxamine 5'-phosphate oxidase, translating into MTELNNINNEPSLRRKDLAASPFAQFDKWYKEAQNTEHKFANAMTLATATRENVPSARVVLLKDFDEEGFVFFTNYDSQKGDELAENPIACLNFYWEQLDRQVRITGRVTKTSREESEEYFRTRPLESRLGAWASKQSRVIESRAVLENEMQQLKEKYADGEVPLPAYWGGYRVAAEAIEFWQNRTGRLHDRFRYTRQADGSWLIERLSP; encoded by the coding sequence ATGACTGAACTGAATAACATTAATAATGAACCGTCACTGAGACGAAAAGATTTAGCCGCGAGTCCGTTTGCACAATTCGACAAATGGTACAAAGAGGCACAAAACACCGAACACAAATTCGCCAATGCCATGACGCTGGCAACCGCGACCCGCGAAAATGTGCCGTCGGCGCGGGTGGTATTGCTCAAAGATTTTGATGAAGAAGGTTTCGTTTTCTTCACCAACTATGACAGCCAGAAAGGCGACGAACTTGCTGAAAACCCCATTGCCTGCCTGAATTTCTACTGGGAACAACTTGATAGACAGGTGCGCATCACCGGGCGGGTGACGAAAACTTCGCGCGAAGAGTCCGAAGAATATTTCCGCACCCGCCCGCTGGAAAGCCGTCTTGGCGCATGGGCTTCCAAACAAAGCCGCGTGATTGAGTCGCGGGCGGTTTTAGAAAATGAAATGCAACAGCTCAAGGAAAAATACGCCGATGGCGAAGTCCCGTTGCCGGCTTACTGGGGCGGGTATCGGGTAGCGGCAGAGGCGATAGAGTTCTGGCAAAATCGCACAGGACGATTGCACGACCGCTTTCGTTATACCCGACAAGCGGATGGCAGTTGGTTGATTGAGCGGTTGTCGCCTTAA
- the selA gene encoding L-seryl-tRNA(Sec) selenium transferase has product MSNELLRALPSIEKLLASSAAVKLSATLSRDRVRDLLREIVDELREQLVQDSGFRIQDSGKGSPESGVDLEAEITQRLESKARVVMQPSLRRVINATGVIIHTNLGRAPLAREAIAAIADAASHYANLEYDLLAGRRGKREMHCQQLLARLVGSEDAIVANNCAAAVLLVLNTLAEGGEVIVSRGELIEIGGSFRIPEVMEKSGAKLREVGTTNRTRISDYASAINEHTRLILRVHPSNYRVIGFTERPTLAEIAELSERAGIPVFEDLGSGCLIDLAPYGVKDEPVVNESFKAGISVAAFSGDKMLGGPQAGIIAGTRAIIERVRKNPLMRALRVDKMTYAALEATLRIYERGAATRDVPVIRAMAMNENEIAGRAEAFCQRLIAATGKRLHIALERGASVIGGGSAPEVKLSTVLVTIQSAELSAATIETQLRNQPIPIVARTERDRVVIDLRTVAPDEEAMIIESLMGLAQPTQPGAASVET; this is encoded by the coding sequence ATGTCGAACGAATTACTGAGAGCGTTGCCATCTATCGAAAAATTGCTCGCAAGTTCTGCGGCAGTGAAACTCTCTGCAACCTTGAGCCGCGACCGCGTTCGTGATTTGTTGCGTGAAATCGTCGACGAATTGCGCGAACAACTGGTTCAGGATTCAGGATTCAGGATTCAGGATTCAGGAAAGGGAAGCCCGGAGTCTGGCGTCGATTTAGAAGCAGAGATTACGCAAAGGCTTGAGAGCAAAGCGAGGGTTGTGATGCAACCTTCGCTCAGGCGCGTGATAAACGCAACCGGGGTGATTATTCATACCAACTTGGGACGCGCGCCGCTTGCCCGAGAGGCGATTGCCGCAATTGCAGACGCCGCTTCGCATTATGCAAATCTCGAATACGATTTGCTTGCGGGCAGACGCGGCAAACGCGAAATGCATTGTCAGCAGTTGCTGGCGCGACTCGTTGGCAGCGAGGACGCGATTGTCGCCAACAATTGCGCGGCGGCGGTGCTGCTGGTATTAAACACCCTTGCCGAAGGCGGCGAAGTGATTGTTTCGCGTGGCGAGTTGATTGAAATCGGCGGCAGTTTTCGTATTCCCGAAGTGATGGAAAAAAGCGGCGCAAAACTTCGCGAAGTCGGCACCACCAATCGCACACGCATCAGCGATTATGCAAGTGCCATTAACGAACATACGCGGTTGATTTTACGTGTGCATCCGTCGAATTATCGCGTTATTGGATTTACTGAACGCCCGACGCTGGCAGAAATCGCCGAATTATCAGAACGCGCAGGCATCCCGGTATTTGAAGATTTGGGTTCAGGATGTTTGATTGACCTTGCGCCTTACGGCGTCAAAGATGAGCCGGTGGTGAATGAATCTTTCAAAGCTGGGATTTCGGTTGCGGCATTTAGCGGCGATAAAATGTTAGGCGGGCCGCAAGCCGGTATCATTGCCGGAACCCGCGCGATTATTGAACGGGTGAGAAAGAATCCATTAATGCGCGCCTTGCGGGTTGACAAGATGACTTATGCGGCGCTTGAAGCGACTTTGAGAATTTATGAACGCGGCGCTGCTACTCGCGATGTGCCGGTGATTCGCGCGATGGCAATGAACGAAAATGAAATTGCCGGACGCGCCGAAGCATTTTGTCAGCGGTTGATTGCCGCAACCGGCAAGCGTTTGCACATCGCGCTCGAACGCGGCGCATCGGTAATTGGTGGCGGTTCGGCTCCCGAAGTGAAATTGTCCACGGTGCTGGTGACCATTCAATCAGCAGAATTATCTGCGGCAACCATTGAAACGCAGTTGAGAAATCAACCGATTCCGATTGTTGCACGAACTGAACGTGACCGCGTGGTGATTGATTTACGAACCGTCGCGCCAGATGAAGAGGCGATGATTATTGAGTCATTGATGGGGCTCGCGCAACCTACCCAGCCAGGCGCGGCATCAGTAGAAACATAG
- a CDS encoding type IV pilus twitching motility protein PilT — translation MSASIDQLLTLACSKGASDLHIKAGSFPFLRINGDLQAMVEAQRLSAEDTLNMAFSMMNNRQKQRFSENSEIDVAYAVQGLGRFRCNIFQQRGTVGMVLRVIPTTVRTIEELRLPTAINHLSDNSRGLVLVTGTTGSGKSTTLAAMIDYINRMRTGHIVTIEDPIEFLHRDKKAYVNQREVDVDTRSFYEALRGALRQDPDVILVGEMRDHETIETALMAAETGHLVLSTLHTLDATETIQRIVSSFPPHQQNSIRLQLASVLRGVISMRLVRAADPTLGRVPAVEVMVVTPYIRDCVVYAEKTHLIRDAIAQGTSQYGMQTFDQSLFDLYSQGLITYEEALASSTNPDEFKLRVSGIRSAADQARDDMERSRKRTASLEGAKPETKQFVNWLLEGKEQIIR, via the coding sequence ATGTCAGCAAGCATTGACCAACTATTAACCCTTGCCTGTAGCAAGGGGGCATCGGATTTACACATCAAAGCCGGGAGCTTTCCATTTCTACGAATCAACGGTGACCTTCAAGCGATGGTCGAAGCGCAAAGACTTTCAGCCGAAGATACGCTTAACATGGCTTTTTCAATGATGAATAACCGGCAGAAACAACGCTTCAGTGAAAATTCGGAAATCGACGTGGCTTATGCGGTGCAAGGGTTAGGGCGTTTCCGCTGCAATATCTTTCAACAACGCGGCACCGTCGGTATGGTGCTGCGCGTCATTCCGACGACCGTTCGTACCATCGAAGAATTACGCCTGCCGACGGCGATTAATCATTTATCCGATAATTCGCGCGGTCTGGTGCTGGTTACGGGAACCACAGGCTCCGGCAAATCCACCACGCTGGCAGCCATGATTGATTACATCAACCGCATGCGCACAGGGCACATTGTCACCATCGAAGACCCGATTGAATTTTTGCATCGCGACAAAAAAGCTTATGTCAATCAACGCGAAGTCGATGTCGATACCCGCAGTTTTTATGAGGCGTTGCGCGGCGCATTGCGACAAGACCCGGATGTTATTCTGGTCGGTGAAATGCGTGACCACGAAACCATTGAAACGGCTTTGATGGCAGCCGAAACCGGACACCTGGTTTTATCAACGCTGCACACCCTGGATGCGACGGAAACCATTCAACGCATCGTTTCGAGTTTTCCGCCGCATCAGCAGAATTCCATTCGCCTGCAACTGGCGAGCGTCCTGCGTGGGGTGATTTCCATGCGATTGGTGCGCGCCGCTGACCCGACGCTTGGTCGTGTGCCTGCCGTCGAAGTGATGGTCGTAACCCCTTACATACGCGATTGCGTGGTCTATGCTGAAAAGACCCATTTGATTCGTGACGCGATTGCTCAAGGAACTTCACAATACGGCATGCAGACTTTTGATCAATCGCTATTTGATTTGTATTCACAAGGGTTGATAACGTATGAAGAGGCGTTGGCAAGTTCGACCAATCCCGATGAATTTAAATTGCGGGTTTCCGGGATTCGTTCAGCCGCCGATCAGGCGCGCGACGATATGGAACGTTCGCGTAAACGCACGGCATCACTTGAAGGCGCAAAACCTGAAACCAAACAGTTCGTCAATTGGCTTTTAGAAGGAAAAGAACAGATTATCCGATAA
- a CDS encoding TonB-dependent receptor: protein MFKKSKWIVAFLLTFTLGFQASVFAQTQITTGVIQGTVLDPQGASVADAKVEVKNADTNFSRTLSTDADGRFVFLQLQPGRYSVTISKQGFATLVQENLELTVGKAISLTLNMKISQLEEKVIITAAPTIDVVKTESSTTLNELAVNTTPILGRKFEDLLTLTPGVSITQGPDGDEINFAGQRGIFNNVSLDGGDYNNGFFGEQAGGQRAAIDITLEAVKEFQVVATGASAEFGRTAGGVINVITKSGTNDIRGSLFHFQRLEGLTAKTSDGKKLNDFHREQFGGTIGGPIVKDTAFYFFAFEQIFEKLNRDNLSVQIGATPCSVQAPTVRNNEALINSNPDCQRLALLNFFRSSVGQEEGNPVSHKIRNSAILGKLDFSLNSANKLALSYNFDRSRNANQTFDVDTYGNSANGTEGPSKINVVNVNLFSSISATTLNEAHFTYARETRPRSATPSNIPADTAMGFATTFRFGNPFFLQPGVDEVFWRSQLKDNFSVIAGAHTFKVGGEWIHSLNDQVFRGFFTGRYIFDSVAGFLRYASPAASGGFGPRTVACSNGTYVTAPASCPAGTTATGGPLLLYLQGAGRSGPATDEAGASKIDNEDYAIFAQDKWQIRPNFTFNYGLRWEAQIFPQMSVAPQDTAYGIFLSDPRFPSDGTLPSQKKMFQPRVGFAWDISGNAKSVLRASWGIYNARQNMLSQVGSITTNGVQQQTIFLNTPIIASGATPPTWPGLVTPTAQSCGSNPFPCFSGVRVFSRDYANPRIYTTNVAFEQELAANLALYLDFTHSKGVHLTRFFNANFSGIFSPELGEVMVASSSAKSLYRGFTIGLRKRFSDGFQMETNYTWSKDLDDDSNERDPFTDRVFDHNDFSKDYSLSDRDIRHKFNFVAFAEIGAGFQFNGRIQARSAQPITPNPRVVNGVDLGRNSIRKDNEFFSFDWRLTRPFKWGERYSLIPIFEMFNTFNNKNNINPLATPGLFNFDGFLRVGVGDPRQVQLALRFTF from the coding sequence ATGTTCAAAAAGTCAAAATGGATAGTTGCTTTTCTTTTGACCTTTACGCTGGGATTTCAAGCCAGCGTTTTCGCGCAAACCCAAATCACCACAGGGGTGATTCAAGGAACGGTTTTAGACCCGCAAGGCGCATCGGTTGCCGATGCGAAAGTTGAAGTCAAAAACGCGGATACCAATTTTTCGCGAACCTTATCGACCGATGCGGATGGACGATTTGTGTTTTTGCAGTTGCAACCGGGACGCTACAGCGTCACCATCTCGAAACAGGGTTTCGCAACCCTCGTGCAAGAGAATCTCGAACTCACCGTCGGTAAAGCGATCTCTCTCACCTTAAACATGAAAATTTCGCAACTCGAAGAGAAGGTCATCATTACCGCTGCGCCGACCATTGATGTGGTCAAAACCGAATCCAGTACCACCCTCAATGAACTCGCTGTCAACACCACGCCGATCTTAGGCAGAAAATTTGAAGACCTGTTGACTCTCACACCCGGCGTCAGCATTACTCAGGGACCGGATGGCGATGAAATCAATTTCGCCGGACAACGCGGCATTTTCAACAATGTCAGTCTTGATGGCGGCGATTACAACAACGGATTTTTTGGTGAACAGGCGGGCGGTCAACGCGCTGCAATTGACATCACCCTGGAAGCCGTCAAAGAGTTTCAAGTCGTCGCCACCGGCGCAAGCGCCGAATTCGGACGCACGGCGGGCGGCGTCATCAACGTCATTACCAAATCCGGCACCAATGATATTCGCGGCAGCCTGTTTCATTTTCAACGGCTCGAAGGGTTGACCGCAAAAACTTCGGATGGCAAAAAGCTCAATGATTTTCACCGCGAACAATTCGGCGGCACCATCGGCGGCCCGATTGTCAAAGACACCGCTTTTTACTTTTTTGCCTTCGAGCAAATATTTGAAAAACTCAATCGCGACAATTTGAGCGTGCAAATTGGCGCAACCCCTTGCTCCGTACAAGCGCCGACGGTTCGCAACAACGAAGCCTTAATCAACAGCAACCCGGATTGTCAACGTCTGGCGTTGCTCAACTTTTTCCGTTCTTCGGTCGGACAGGAAGAGGGCAATCCGGTCAGCCATAAAATCCGCAACTCAGCGATTCTCGGCAAACTGGATTTCAGTTTGAATTCAGCCAACAAACTGGCGCTCTCGTATAATTTTGACCGCTCAAGAAATGCCAACCAGACTTTCGACGTGGATACCTATGGCAATTCCGCCAACGGCACCGAAGGACCATCGAAAATCAATGTCGTCAACGTCAATTTGTTCAGTTCGATTTCAGCGACCACATTGAACGAAGCGCATTTCACCTATGCGCGTGAAACCCGTCCACGTTCGGCTACGCCTTCCAACATTCCTGCGGATACCGCGATGGGTTTTGCAACGACGTTTCGTTTCGGCAATCCCTTCTTTTTGCAACCCGGCGTTGACGAAGTGTTCTGGCGCTCCCAGCTCAAAGATAACTTCTCGGTTATTGCCGGGGCGCATACTTTTAAAGTAGGCGGCGAATGGATTCACAGTCTCAATGACCAGGTATTTCGCGGCTTTTTCACCGGTCGTTATATTTTCGATAGCGTAGCCGGATTCCTGCGCTACGCATCGCCTGCGGCATCGGGTGGATTCGGCCCGCGAACCGTCGCCTGCTCAAACGGCACCTATGTTACCGCGCCCGCGAGTTGTCCGGCAGGCACCACGGCAACCGGCGGTCCGCTGCTGCTTTATTTGCAAGGCGCAGGACGTTCAGGACCGGCAACCGATGAAGCCGGTGCCTCGAAAATCGACAATGAAGATTATGCGATATTTGCTCAGGATAAATGGCAGATACGCCCGAACTTCACCTTCAATTACGGACTGCGCTGGGAAGCCCAAATCTTTCCGCAAATGTCGGTCGCGCCGCAAGACACCGCTTATGGCATTTTCCTGAGCGACCCGCGCTTTCCCTCGGACGGCACCTTGCCGAGCCAGAAGAAGATGTTTCAACCGCGTGTTGGTTTCGCCTGGGATATTTCCGGCAATGCCAAATCGGTTTTGCGAGCCAGTTGGGGAATTTATAACGCCCGGCAAAATATGTTGTCACAGGTCGGCTCAATCACCACAAACGGCGTGCAACAACAAACCATCTTTCTCAACACCCCGATTATCGCAAGCGGCGCAACCCCGCCGACCTGGCCTGGACTGGTGACACCGACGGCGCAAAGCTGCGGCTCGAATCCTTTTCCCTGTTTTAGCGGGGTTCGCGTCTTCAGCCGCGATTATGCCAACCCGCGCATCTATACCACCAATGTTGCATTCGAGCAGGAGTTGGCTGCAAATCTCGCATTGTATCTCGATTTCACCCACTCGAAAGGCGTACATCTGACGCGCTTTTTCAATGCCAATTTTTCGGGAATCTTTTCACCGGAACTCGGTGAAGTCATGGTCGCTTCAAGCTCTGCGAAATCGCTTTATCGCGGGTTCACCATCGGACTCAGAAAACGCTTCAGCGACGGGTTCCAGATGGAAACCAATTACACCTGGTCAAAAGACCTCGATGATGATTCCAATGAACGCGACCCGTTCACCGACCGCGTCTTTGACCACAATGATTTCTCGAAAGATTATTCGCTGTCGGATCGCGACATTCGCCACAAATTTAACTTTGTCGCGTTTGCCGAAATCGGCGCAGGATTCCAGTTCAACGGGCGTATTCAAGCGCGTTCGGCGCAACCGATTACGCCGAACCCGCGTGTTGTAAACGGCGTTGATTTGGGACGCAACAGCATTCGCAAAGACAATGAATTTTTCTCCTTCGATTGGCGATTGACGCGCCCGTTCAAATGGGGTGAACGCTATTCGCTGATTCCGATTTTTGAAATGTTCAACACCTTTAACAATAAAAACAACATCAACCCGCTGGCAACCCCCGGACTGTTCAACTTCGACGGCTTCCTGCGCGTTGGTGTTGGCGACCCCAGACAAGTGCAACTTGCCCTGAGGTTCACTTTCTAA